A segment of the Rhipicephalus sanguineus isolate Rsan-2018 unplaced genomic scaffold, BIME_Rsan_1.4 Seq6972, whole genome shotgun sequence genome:
CAAGGCTTGCTAGAAACACCGCGCAGGCAAAAACCATCGCTGTATTTGCCCGCCGCGAATGGCTGCCTGTTCGGCGCTTTCCGAATTACTCTTTGAGTGCCTGCACTTTATATCGACAACACGATCACGCACagcttcaacgaagtgcgcatTTGCTACGATGCCTTCTAAATGTTTTGATGAACTGTGTTGAGATCCAGCTGCATGCCTATGCACAGAGAAAGCAATGTACTCTTTTCTAAATTTTCCAGGAAGGCAAATTCGCCGGAGAGCAGCAGAGAGCAACAGCATAGCGCCGCCTGTACGCCGTGCTTGGACGACAGTGGTTCTGCAAGAGATGATGGCGCAACGGCTGAATACTGGGACAATTTCGTCATCGAGGAGGAGTCTCTGCCGGACCTGAGTCTGGAATCTAGCGTCACAACTCAGCCAGAGGAGCCAATCATTCCCGGAAGGAGAGTTGTGTCACTGACCCATTTCGTGAACGCTGTTCGTAGTCTCGACGACCACAGCTGCCCTAAGCTGATTGGACGCTTTGTACTCGTGAAAGAACGCAGGGTGGGGCTCTGGTCGGAGCTTACGTTTGCCTGCAATGAATGTAAGAAAATCAGAAAGTTGACGACTGACCCTGTCACAGAACCAACGTCACTGACTGACAAAACAAAACTGGGAGTCAACGATGCTGCTGTTTGGGCTTTCATGAGTATCGGATCGGGCCACTCGCAGTTCGAGGAAGCAATGGCAGTCATGGAAGTTCCTGCTATGAGCAAAGGGGCTTTTCTACGCCGGGAGGAGTCCCTGGGAAAGGTAAGATGAtaaatatttattttctttttctgaggATGATAGAGCATGTACTGCGATTTATTTTCAGTAAAATTCGCGTGACGCTGCAGTGGCACCAAGGAAAGCGTTTTGAACGGAATTACGGCGTGATGAGAACTTATTTCCCTGCAACAATTCATGGCATACAATCAAACGATTTACTGTGAGATGTCAGGATTACAGTTGAGGCGGCAAACGTCCTGCTTATGAACTCACTCATGCACTGATGTAGCTACAAAGCGTGGCATCGCTATTGTGAAAACAATGTCGGCGTTGTAATTTGCCGTCATTTTTATTTTGTTGCAGTGCTGGAAAACAGTCCTTCTGGACCAAATGGTAAAAGccggaaaggaagaaaaaagactCGCGGAAGAAGCGGGGGCTTTTTGTGAGGATGGCATAACCCCTTATATTACAGTGATTGTCGATGGTGGGTGGTCACATCGCAGTCATGGACACAGGTATTCCGCAAACTCTGGTGTCGCTGTGATTATAGGAGAGCGCACAAAGAAGCTCCTCTACCTAGGAGTTCGAAACAAGTTATGCAGTACCTGTGAGCACTATTCTAGGACGGGAAAGGGCAAGAAAGACCATGTGTGCTACAAGAATTGGAACCAAAGCTCAGGGGCAATGGAGTCCGATATTATCGTTGAAGGCTTCCAGAGAAGCATGGAAATGCATGGTGTGGAATACCGAACATTCATAGGGGACGGGGATTCATCCGTTTTACATCAGATACTCACGAAAGTGGAGTACGGTCGCTATGTGAAGAAGAGGGAATGTGCAAACCATGTGGTGAAATGTTACACGAGTCGTCTCTATGGCATAGCCAAAGAAACAAAGGGTAGTTCGGCCTTCCTAAGTGGCCCTAGGATTAAGCG
Coding sequences within it:
- the LOC119378118 gene encoding uncharacterized protein LOC119378118 produces the protein MANRKDRASRKRKRATIATCRARAAAAFSHHSRKANSPESSREQQHSAACTPCLDDSGSARDDGATAEYWDNFVIEEESLPDLSLESSVTTQPEEPIIPGRRVVSLTHFVNAVRSLDDHSCPKLIGRFVLVKERRVGLWSELTFACNECKKIRKLTTDPVTEPTSLTDKTKLGVNDAAVWAFMSIGSGHSQFEEAMAVMEVPAMSKGAFLRREESLGKCWKTVLLDQMVKAGKEEKRLAEEAGAFCEDGITPYITVIVDGGWSHRSHGHRYSANSGVAVIIGERTKKLLYLGVRNKLCSTCEHYSRTGKGKKDHVCYKNWNQSSGAMESDIIVEGFQRSMEMHGVEYRTFIGDGDSSVLHQILTKVEYGRYVKKRECANHVVKCYTSRLYGIAKETKGSSAFLSGPRIKRLKNGARKAIKHYANILRDVQGTAQEPACTESRTYTSACG